A stretch of the Paramormyrops kingsleyae isolate MSU_618 chromosome 16, PKINGS_0.4, whole genome shotgun sequence genome encodes the following:
- the LOC140578807 gene encoding carbohydrate sulfotransferase 10-like isoform X3, translating into MRQHWLLLGACGWVLLILMFASKFINLNFRVPEDYKGKPALSWTAPSWKNIRPPAAQGTVKRKAVPSKEGSVGPSSGQHADWSSVERRRQELLQSVCQNSSMRNLTHTPLSKFVLDRIFVCDKHKILFCQTPKVGNTQWKKVFIVLNGAFPSVAEIPESIVHDHEKNGLPRLSSLTEKEITERLSTYFKFFIVRDPFERLISAFKDKFLQNPRFEPWYKHNIAPAIIRKYRKVHGGSTGAPGLRFEDFVRYLGDPGRWRLDRQFGDHVIHWVTYVELCAPCDIAYSAIGHHETLEHDAPSILQAAGIDQRISYPDIPPGITRYNRTKVEQYFTGISKRDIRRLYARFQGDFLLFGYERPDFLLD; encoded by the exons ACTATAAGGGCAAGCCGGCCCTGAGTTGGACAGCACCTTCCTGGAAAAACATCAGGCCTCCTGCTGCCCAAGGCACGGTGAAGAGGAAAGCTGTCCCTTCCAAGGAG GGCTCGGTGGGGCCCTCCTCAGGTCAGCATGCAGACTGGAGCTCAGTGGAACGGAGACGGCAGGAGCTCCTGCAGAGTGTCTGCCAGAATTCCTCCATGAGGAACCTGACGCACACCCCGCTCAGCAAGTTTGTCCTGGATCGCATCTTTGTCTGTGACAAGCACAAGATCCTCTTCTGCCAGACGCCTAAGGTGGGCAACACCCAGTGGAAGAAGGTCTTCATTGTCCTCAATG GAGCGTTCCCCTCTGTGGCAGAGATTCCAGAGAGCATTGTCCATGACCATGAGAAAAATGGCTTGCCTCGCCTCTCCTCTCTGACTGAAAAAGAAATAACTGAAAG ACTAAGCACCTATTTCAAGTTCTTCATTGTTCGAGATCCATTTGAGCGACTCATCTCAGCTTTCAAGGACAAGTTCCTGCAGAACCCACGATTCGAGCCGTGGTACAAACATAACATTGCGCCGGCCATCATCCGCAAATACCGCAAGGTTCACGGTGGCAGCACTGGTGCCCCCGGCCTGCGCTTTGAGGACTTCGTCCGTTACCTTGGTGACCCTGGGCGATGGCGCCTCGACCGCCAATTTGGCGACCATGTGATCCACTGGGTGACTTACGTGGAGCTGTGTGCACCTTGTGACATCGCCTACAGCGCAATTGGCCACCATGAGACCCTGGAGCATGACGCCCCTTCCATCCTCCAAGCCGCTGGCATCGACCAGCGCATCTCGTACCCTGACATCCCGCCGGGAATCACCCGCTACAACCGCACCAAGGTGGAGCAGTACTTCACCGGAATTAGCAAGCGCGACATCCGGCGCCTTTATGCCCGCTTCCAGGGGGACTTTCTGCTTTTTGGCTACGAGCGGCCGGACTTCTTATTGGACTAA